The following DNA comes from Carassius carassius chromosome 41, fCarCar2.1, whole genome shotgun sequence.
tgatcaaaaggatgtttagatattttttttactgagaaACCAGAGAACAATAGTGACTAAGTAGTTAACAGTCAAACCCTGACCTAACTCTGACTGACTCCCTCGCTCCagactgaatctgaatctgtgtggtTTGCTCAGGATGCCAGGCCCGCTTCCTTCAGGACGAACCGCCGTCGCAGCTGGACCATGTGAAGTCTGCGCTCCAGGTGTACGCTGATCAGATGAAGCAGTCGGCACACAAGACCCTCACTCACCTCGACGGCACCGAGTTCGCAGACTACAAGTAAGAAAGCACAAAGACAACACATACTGGTCTGGATAGAGTGCCTGTATCAGGGATCAGCTCAAACACAGTTTTACTTCTTTTATTGGACTAGAAATGGCTTTAGAGTCACATTTTGAATTCATGCTTTAAGTAAGTTTAAGTAATTTGCCACATTGCATCTTAAGAAGGTGTAGAATAATGTCAACTATTCCAGTGACAGCTAACCTGAATCCTCGTCCTGTTTAGGGAGTTCCTGGGCCAGTCTGTGGACAACCTCCATGGCCACCTTCTGGGCGGCTTGCAAGCCATCGGCCCTGTTGGTGGCCAGGTGCTGGAGGCCACTAAAGACACACGTGAGAAGCTGGCCAAGGACGCGGAGGAGCTCCGCAAGAAGATCGAGCCCATGCGTGAGGAGCTGAGGCAGGTGCTGCAGAAGCACTTCGAGGAGTACAGAGACGAGCTGAAGCCTTTCATCGAGGACTACCTGACCATGCAGCAAAAGTTCATGGAGGAGATGAGGACCAAGCTGGAGCCTCTGGTCAAGAGCTTGAAGGCGAAGATCGAAACCAACTGGGAGGAGACCAAGTCCAAGCTGATGCCCATCTTGGAGGCTGTGCGTGAGAAGGTGGCAGAGCACATCCAGGCCTTGAAGACACTGCTGGAGCCCTACATCCAGGATTACAGGGAGCAGATGGAGAAGGGAGCCCAGGACTTCCGCCAGAGCGTCAAATCTGGAGAACTGAGGAAAAAGATGGAAGAGTTGGGCGCGGAGGTGAAGCCTCACTTCGATGGTATCATTGCAGCCGTCCAAAAGGCTATGAGCAAGGCATaaaccaacacttttttagaCCATCTCACCCTCCCTTCTTCCTAGAGTACCAACACCTGAAACATCGTCATCCAGAAAGCTTTTCTCAGAGCTTaactgaagcacacacacacacacacacacacacacacactca
Coding sequences within:
- the LOC132123137 gene encoding apolipoprotein A-I-2-like; translation: MMRFVVLALAVLLAGCQARFLQDEPPSQLDHVKSALQVYADQMKQSAHKTLTHLDGTEFADYKEFLGQSVDNLHGHLLGGLQAIGPVGGQVLEATKDTREKLAKDAEELRKKIEPMREELRQVLQKHFEEYRDELKPFIEDYLTMQQKFMEEMRTKLEPLVKSLKAKIETNWEETKSKLMPILEAVREKVAEHIQALKTLLEPYIQDYREQMEKGAQDFRQSVKSGELRKKMEELGAEVKPHFDGIIAAVQKAMSKA